The following coding sequences are from one Silene latifolia isolate original U9 population unplaced genomic scaffold, ASM4854445v1 scaffold_333, whole genome shotgun sequence window:
- the LOC141639315 gene encoding uncharacterized protein LOC141639315 codes for MLGFGIRLSLVRDTLKPGFLNGQWNDNKGVYSVSSGYKWLCGQQSKVKWYPLIWNQTSIPKHSFIGWLVVQERLMTRERLLKFGIVTDGSCFFCHSHLETHQHLLYDYQFSKLCWALLCGWLEIDLPSVGLIDWCLKWRCKSLMKKQIVYAAIVAVWYHIWNARNICRLEAMLITPAALIMKVKLDVTRRCRDRIWSAKAHKFAWEPKYD; via the exons ATGCTAGGGTTTGGAATCAGGCTGTCATTG GTCAGAGACACTCTGAAGCCTGGTTTTCTAAATGGACAGTGGAATGACAACAAGGGTGTTTATTCTGTGTCCAGTGGCTATAAATGGTTATGTGGTCAGCAATCTAAGGTGAAGTGGTACCCTCTTATTTGGAATCAAACCAGTATACCAAAGCACTCATTCATTGGCTGGTTGGTTGTACAAGAGAGACTCATGACAAGAGAAAGGCTACTTAAGTTTGGAATCGTAACTGATGGGTCTTGTTTCTTTTGTCACTCACATTTAGAGACTCATCAACACTTACTCTATGACTATCAGTTTAGTAAGCTATGTTGGGCTCTTCTGTGTGGCTGGCTTGAGATTGACCTACCTTCTGTTGGACTCATTGATTGGTGTTTAAAGTGGAGATGTAAGTCTCTTATGAAGAAACAAATTGTTTATGCTGCCATTGTGGCAGTTTGGTATCACATTTGGAATGCCAGGAATATTTGTAGATTGGAAGCCATGCTGATCACTCCTGCTGCACTTATAATGAAGGTCAAATTGGATGTCACCAGGAGGTGTAGGGATAGAATCTGGTCTGCGAAAGCTCACAAGTTTGCCTGGGAACCTAAGTATGATTAG